In the genome of Sardina pilchardus chromosome 14, fSarPil1.1, whole genome shotgun sequence, one region contains:
- the LOC134101055 gene encoding alpha-2,8-sialyltransferase 8E-like isoform X1, translating into MKSVLICGYRMTRMGRDLLGSCSRCLILFCVFAVVTLVQHIHYEKLYIESGQQFSRLCRHDAGNWSRLNLSDDFPLMPARFRRERSQEALNGVLEFNSTSCQLLRKETMDVKALSMVTTTELFQKWRNLQVCKWEQNKEETNNIKTSLSECCNAPSLLFTTKRNTPSGTKLHYEVTSSGALDINPAIFKMFPDDMPYSRSQFKRCAVVGNGGISIDSKCGKEIDSADFVFRCNVPPISDEYSADVGSKTDIVTINPSIITERFQKLERYRKPFFKVLQSYKNASIVLPAFYSRHLTEISFRVKYTMEDLGSPRGVYFFHPQYLIKVQQFWAQQGVSAKRLSTGLMLVSAAMELCEEVHLYGFWPFPTNPAGTFITHHYYDNVKGRPGFHAMPEELFNFMQMHIRGILHLHTQPCS; encoded by the exons GATGACGAGAATGGGTCGAGACCTGCTGGGGAGTTGCTCTCGCTGTCTCATCCTCTTCTGTGTCTTTGCCGTGGTAACACTGGTGCAACATATCCATTACGAGAAGCTCTACATTGAAAG TGGGCAACAATTTAGCCGACTGTGCAGACATGACGCAGGCAACTGGAGCAGATTAAACCTGTCAGACGATTTCCCACTGATGCCTGCAAGATTTAGGAGGGAAAG GTCTCAGGAGGCCTTGAATGGGGTTTTGGAGTTCAATTCCACTTCGTGTCAATTGCTGAGGAAGGAAACCATGGATGTGAAGGCCCTTTCTAT ggtgACGACCACAGAGTTGTTTCAGAAATGGAGAAATTTGCAGGTGTGCAAGTGGGAGCAGAACAAGGAGGAGACCAACAACATCaa aACATCTCTGTCTGAGTGCTGTAATGCACCCTCCCTCCTGTTCACCACTAAGCGCAACACGCCGTCAGGCACCAAGCTGCACTATGAGGTCACCAGCAGCGGAGCTCTGGACATCAACCCCGCCATATTTAAAATGTTCCCTGAT GACATGCCTTATTCAAGATCACAGTTTAAGCGCTGTGCTGTCGTTGGGAATGGAGGCATCAGCATAGACAGCAAGTGTGGAAAAGAGATAGACTCAGCTGACTTTGTGTTCCG GTGCAACGTTCCACCCATTTCTGATGAATACTCAGCCGATGTGGGATCTAAGACTGACATTGTCACCATCAACCCAAGTATCATCACGGAGAG GTTCCAGAAGTTAGAGAGATATCGCAAGCCCTTCTTCAAAGTTCTGCAGTCTTACAAGAACGCCTCCATCGTACTGCCCGCCTTCTACAGCAGGCACCTCACTGAGATCTCCTTCCGCGTCAAGTACACGATGGAAGACCTCGGCTCGCCACGCGGCGTCTACTTCTTCCACCCGCAGTACCTGATCAAGGTCCAGCAGTTCTGGGCGCAGCAGGGTGTGAGTGCCAAGCGCTTGAGCACCGGACTCATGCTGGTCAGTGCCGCCATGGAGCTGTGTGAGGAGGTGCACCTGTACGGCTTCTGGCCCTTCCCCACAAATCCGGCGGGCACCTTCATCACGCACCACTACTACGACAACGTCAAGGGGCGGCCGGGCTTCCACGCCATGCCGGAGGAACTCTTCAACTTCATGCAAATGCACATACGCGGCAtcctgcacctgcacacacagccctgcagcTGA
- the LOC134101055 gene encoding alpha-2,8-sialyltransferase 8E-like isoform X2, with protein sequence MKSVLICGYRMTRMGRDLLGSCSRCLILFCVFAVVTLVQHIHYEKLYIESGQQFSRLCRHDAGNWSRLNLSDDFPLMPARFRRSQEALNGVLEFNSTSCQLLRKETMDVKALSMVTTTELFQKWRNLQVCKWEQNKEETNNIKTSLSECCNAPSLLFTTKRNTPSGTKLHYEVTSSGALDINPAIFKMFPDDMPYSRSQFKRCAVVGNGGISIDSKCGKEIDSADFVFRCNVPPISDEYSADVGSKTDIVTINPSIITERFQKLERYRKPFFKVLQSYKNASIVLPAFYSRHLTEISFRVKYTMEDLGSPRGVYFFHPQYLIKVQQFWAQQGVSAKRLSTGLMLVSAAMELCEEVHLYGFWPFPTNPAGTFITHHYYDNVKGRPGFHAMPEELFNFMQMHIRGILHLHTQPCS encoded by the exons GATGACGAGAATGGGTCGAGACCTGCTGGGGAGTTGCTCTCGCTGTCTCATCCTCTTCTGTGTCTTTGCCGTGGTAACACTGGTGCAACATATCCATTACGAGAAGCTCTACATTGAAAG TGGGCAACAATTTAGCCGACTGTGCAGACATGACGCAGGCAACTGGAGCAGATTAAACCTGTCAGACGATTTCCCACTGATGCCTGCAAGATTTAGG AGGTCTCAGGAGGCCTTGAATGGGGTTTTGGAGTTCAATTCCACTTCGTGTCAATTGCTGAGGAAGGAAACCATGGATGTGAAGGCCCTTTCTAT ggtgACGACCACAGAGTTGTTTCAGAAATGGAGAAATTTGCAGGTGTGCAAGTGGGAGCAGAACAAGGAGGAGACCAACAACATCaa aACATCTCTGTCTGAGTGCTGTAATGCACCCTCCCTCCTGTTCACCACTAAGCGCAACACGCCGTCAGGCACCAAGCTGCACTATGAGGTCACCAGCAGCGGAGCTCTGGACATCAACCCCGCCATATTTAAAATGTTCCCTGAT GACATGCCTTATTCAAGATCACAGTTTAAGCGCTGTGCTGTCGTTGGGAATGGAGGCATCAGCATAGACAGCAAGTGTGGAAAAGAGATAGACTCAGCTGACTTTGTGTTCCG GTGCAACGTTCCACCCATTTCTGATGAATACTCAGCCGATGTGGGATCTAAGACTGACATTGTCACCATCAACCCAAGTATCATCACGGAGAG GTTCCAGAAGTTAGAGAGATATCGCAAGCCCTTCTTCAAAGTTCTGCAGTCTTACAAGAACGCCTCCATCGTACTGCCCGCCTTCTACAGCAGGCACCTCACTGAGATCTCCTTCCGCGTCAAGTACACGATGGAAGACCTCGGCTCGCCACGCGGCGTCTACTTCTTCCACCCGCAGTACCTGATCAAGGTCCAGCAGTTCTGGGCGCAGCAGGGTGTGAGTGCCAAGCGCTTGAGCACCGGACTCATGCTGGTCAGTGCCGCCATGGAGCTGTGTGAGGAGGTGCACCTGTACGGCTTCTGGCCCTTCCCCACAAATCCGGCGGGCACCTTCATCACGCACCACTACTACGACAACGTCAAGGGGCGGCCGGGCTTCCACGCCATGCCGGAGGAACTCTTCAACTTCATGCAAATGCACATACGCGGCAtcctgcacctgcacacacagccctgcagcTGA
- the LOC134101055 gene encoding alpha-2,8-sialyltransferase 8E-like isoform X3: MTRMGRDLLGSCSRCLILFCVFAVVTLVQHIHYEKLYIESGQQFSRLCRHDAGNWSRLNLSDDFPLMPARFRRERSQEALNGVLEFNSTSCQLLRKETMDVKALSMVTTTELFQKWRNLQVCKWEQNKEETNNIKTSLSECCNAPSLLFTTKRNTPSGTKLHYEVTSSGALDINPAIFKMFPDDMPYSRSQFKRCAVVGNGGISIDSKCGKEIDSADFVFRCNVPPISDEYSADVGSKTDIVTINPSIITERFQKLERYRKPFFKVLQSYKNASIVLPAFYSRHLTEISFRVKYTMEDLGSPRGVYFFHPQYLIKVQQFWAQQGVSAKRLSTGLMLVSAAMELCEEVHLYGFWPFPTNPAGTFITHHYYDNVKGRPGFHAMPEELFNFMQMHIRGILHLHTQPCS, from the exons ATGACGAGAATGGGTCGAGACCTGCTGGGGAGTTGCTCTCGCTGTCTCATCCTCTTCTGTGTCTTTGCCGTGGTAACACTGGTGCAACATATCCATTACGAGAAGCTCTACATTGAAAG TGGGCAACAATTTAGCCGACTGTGCAGACATGACGCAGGCAACTGGAGCAGATTAAACCTGTCAGACGATTTCCCACTGATGCCTGCAAGATTTAGGAGGGAAAG GTCTCAGGAGGCCTTGAATGGGGTTTTGGAGTTCAATTCCACTTCGTGTCAATTGCTGAGGAAGGAAACCATGGATGTGAAGGCCCTTTCTAT ggtgACGACCACAGAGTTGTTTCAGAAATGGAGAAATTTGCAGGTGTGCAAGTGGGAGCAGAACAAGGAGGAGACCAACAACATCaa aACATCTCTGTCTGAGTGCTGTAATGCACCCTCCCTCCTGTTCACCACTAAGCGCAACACGCCGTCAGGCACCAAGCTGCACTATGAGGTCACCAGCAGCGGAGCTCTGGACATCAACCCCGCCATATTTAAAATGTTCCCTGAT GACATGCCTTATTCAAGATCACAGTTTAAGCGCTGTGCTGTCGTTGGGAATGGAGGCATCAGCATAGACAGCAAGTGTGGAAAAGAGATAGACTCAGCTGACTTTGTGTTCCG GTGCAACGTTCCACCCATTTCTGATGAATACTCAGCCGATGTGGGATCTAAGACTGACATTGTCACCATCAACCCAAGTATCATCACGGAGAG GTTCCAGAAGTTAGAGAGATATCGCAAGCCCTTCTTCAAAGTTCTGCAGTCTTACAAGAACGCCTCCATCGTACTGCCCGCCTTCTACAGCAGGCACCTCACTGAGATCTCCTTCCGCGTCAAGTACACGATGGAAGACCTCGGCTCGCCACGCGGCGTCTACTTCTTCCACCCGCAGTACCTGATCAAGGTCCAGCAGTTCTGGGCGCAGCAGGGTGTGAGTGCCAAGCGCTTGAGCACCGGACTCATGCTGGTCAGTGCCGCCATGGAGCTGTGTGAGGAGGTGCACCTGTACGGCTTCTGGCCCTTCCCCACAAATCCGGCGGGCACCTTCATCACGCACCACTACTACGACAACGTCAAGGGGCGGCCGGGCTTCCACGCCATGCCGGAGGAACTCTTCAACTTCATGCAAATGCACATACGCGGCAtcctgcacctgcacacacagccctgcagcTGA